The following is a genomic window from Tripterygium wilfordii isolate XIE 37 chromosome 19, ASM1340144v1, whole genome shotgun sequence.
aaagcacGTAAACCTCAAAAGAAACTCctaaaacaagtcaaacttctaattctcGGATTTTATTCTGTCGAGCAGCTATTGAACGCCTGTTGAGTATCTTTTGAGGCGCTAGCTGTTGGCCAATATTGTGACATCTACGCTCGAGCGTGGGTTGAGCAGTTGTTGAGCATAAGTAAttgaaaaggcacaaaaaatatcatttatgcAAAATCCGATCTCATTTCGATAAACAAAACGTCAATTCAACCTAATTACACAAACAAAAAGGTGTATAATAATATGCATATCATGGACCCCAAGCAAGCAACATACTATGAGCAATTGAAGGTGAAAATTTAAGAAGATATGAGTTTGTAAACGCAATTATACTATATTGGATATTTTTCTATATCGTTACTCATTGCCATGTAATTCCTACAAGTGTTCAATTAGATCCAACTTTAGTTGAGAATGAGTTTCACCATTTTTAATTAAAGTGGACAAAATATAGATGAGCTTAATTTAGTGGGTCTAAAATTGATGAGTTAACTAAATGGGCTTGGCCCAAGAATAGCACCACATTTTAACATTTTGGGTTGGAATCAATAAATTATAACACTCTTCAATTACACTATTTAAGATACTAAAACAGAGTGTTTCCTAGTTGCTTTTAATCCATTTAGATTTTTATTAGTCtatttaaatttattgtttctATAGTAAAACAATGCAAGCATTGCATTCTTCTGTTTTCATGTAACAAATGTTGAGCCTTACTCATTAATAATACAAAACCAATTCAGTCATAGTCATTGTCTAGAAACATATATTCCATATATAAGCAAACTTCATATGGTCCAATGACCATTTAATTATGGTTATAACAATAATGAACTCCAACTGCCAATTCATCCacataacaacaacaacaactagtCTACAAAAGGAGCATAGGCACCTTGTTTTCCACGCCTTGCAACCCCACATATCATCCCTCCTTCATGCACTCCTCGTTTACAAACACTTCACTAAAAAAatgtcatcttcttcttcttcttctcatcacATTGTCCTCACTAGCTCTCCTGACGGACCCATAATTGCCTATGACATTTCTTCAGGCACAACCATCGCTCGCTTCACGGGCAGTCGGTCCCCACGCCACGGCCTTGCCCTAGCCGGAAAGTCCTTCATAGCCGCTTCTCACATCTCATCATCCGCTACCTCAGGCTCAATTCACCTCTACAATTGGTGGTCTTCAACTGCCTTGCACCACCTCCCCCTCCCCGAACCCGTTGCTCCGATTGTTGCCACTAAGGATGGATCGTATTTATTTGCCGGCGGGCTTTCCGGTAATGTTTATTCGCTCTCACTGCCTTCAGGGGATCTTGTCAAATCTTTTTCTGCTCATGAGAAGCCGGTTTCTTGCCTTAAAATTAGCCACGATGGATCGCTACTAATCACGGGCAGTGACGATGGTGCCATTGTTGTTGTTCCCATTTTTCTACTTGTAGATGCATCAATGGATCAAGAGAACTCAAACACGTTGCTTTTCCAAAGGTTTTGTTAATGGCTATGTTAACTAGATTGCTTGTGATCTTCTTTCCTTCTCATGCATATGGCACCACGGCTAAGAACGTCAttaatttaaaacttttttttacaAGTTCGTTGCGCATGGTGGCTCCTGAACTATCAAATCTGGATTTTAACCCTTGAAATATTTTCCTATTTGGAACACCTCGATCCATTAAAGAAATGtgcaaaaataattaattttaagataaaatgatttctcttttaattaattgtatattTTCTGAAATTGTTTTTCTGAAGAACAAGTTGCTTATGGGCAGGTTTGCTGCACATAATGCCTCAGTGACAGACATTGCTGGATTATTCAACTCTTCCATGCTTTCCTGCTCTATAGACTGTACATGTAAGCTGTGGACCCTCACAGGAACACAATTGCAGACATTCACATTCCCTTGTGCCATTTTAGGGGTGGCATTAAATCCAATGGAGACAGAATTTTATGCTGCAGGTTCAGATGGTTTGATCTACAAGGCAACAATGAAGGTTAAAACCAAACAAGAAATCTCTCAACGTCAAAAACTAGTCACGACATTCCCCGAAAAGCACAGCGGGACAGTGGTATATGTTGTGATGGTGAATAATGGGAAACATTTAGTGTCTGCTTCTGAGGATGGGAGTGTTTTTGTTTGGCAGGTAGAGAGAGGGAATGTGATTCTAGTTCTCGGCAACGACACGGCGAGTATTAGTAGTCTTGTGGTGGCTGTTAATGGAATTGGTGATGGAAATAGTGGTGGTGGTAGTGGCAGTGGTGGAGGTAGTGATGGTGGTGGAGGGTTATCGGGGAAAGAGATGGTAAGCAAGTCAATAAGGGAAACAATTGAGGTTGAAGATGTGTTGAGTGAAGTGGGAGAGGATAGAAGCAGAGCTATTGATATGCTTGAGTCTGCAATTGGAATGTATGAGAAGCTCTTGGAGCTTATTCTCAAGGAAGCCATGAAAGGGAGTAACAATAACACTAGTGGAAAGGATAACGATTGACATTTAACAGTTTAAAGATTAAGTTGAACTTCAATAGTTGTTGCTTCTGTTGTCAACTAGTTTTAGTGGGTAAAAACTCCTACAATTGATCATGttaatttatagtatttgtATATCATGGAAATGGGCTCAAAAAATAAGTCGGGCAAAATCATAATTGATGCCAATAAGCATTGTTATAAATAAGAATTCCGTAGCTTTTCTTATTATAACAGTTTATACTTGCATGAGAGAAAAATATTTGCTGACTTGCAGAATTTGAGTGTAACGACACTACAAGAAACAACTTCTTTACCGACATTTTAAAAATTCCACCAATGATTAAAAAGTGCCGACATCAATAAGAAACGATACTTACGGAAGTGCCGTAACAGCACTAGAACAGAAAGTGCCGGTAATTAGTAACCACGCTTATTGAAAATGCCAATAAAGGATGCATGGAGCCGCACTTTTGTAAGTATTGCGCCGCTATAtattgggcttgtttgggaatgctgtgaggtgctgtgaggtgtggtgtggtgctgtgagttataaaactgtggtgctgtgaggtgagttggaacgcaaaaagctgtttggcgcatcacttttaaaactgcggtgcggtgcggtgtggtgctgtgaggtgcgtttggcgtatctaaattacggttatattagatgactaataatattaatataaaataacttaatgtttatattgtacattaatcaaaaataaaataatttacctaatttgattacgtaggacaattcaacatacattgtaagcgtttgggagtgctgtgaggtgtggtgaggtgctgtgaggtaaaaagttgtggtgctgtgaggtgagttgaaacgccaaagctgtttggcgtgtcacaaaaaactgtggtgctgtgaggtgtgttgcaactgaacgcagtgcaaacgcactgccaaacacccacattaTATAAACCCGACACTTACTTCGAACGCCAAATAATTACTTTTTAGTCGACACTCCTTAAAAGTGTCATTTTAGATCAAAGTACCGCCATATATACTTAATAACCGTCACTTTTGTTGAGTGCCGAATATTTCGAATTCTGCTAATCCTTATTAGGATCCGTTAGGTAAACAATTTTGAtaatagcatatattgtagataaTAAATGGTAGCAGATATGGTGATTAAAATGATGGTTggtgtttggttgtatttttgctggtaacatatattgttgtgacaaattacgtataAAGATATAATGTATTTTAACTTAAAACGAATAATTAGATAATTTTTaaagaatttttatttaaaggatAACCTAAATAATTAGTTCATtagataattttcaattttaacttaaaattaaattggggataaataaatattcaattcaattaaagaaaataaataataaaatcctTTTTAAAAGAGAACACCGATCTGCTCGATTCCGCACTCCAGCACGAAGAAGGTTTcagtcatcaattttttttcccttccatttctcttattttctttgcttatCCTCTCTCATTGATTGTGTAATTTGGATTTGAGCTTGTTATTCTGTCGACGGAGGTGAGCAAGAATGCCTACTTTCATCGCCTTCTCCAAATCCCGTCGACAATATGGAAGGGCAGATAACTCACGAGCAATTCCACTCTCCGACATTGATCCTCCATGGTTAATAAAAGAATTGAGTCGATGTCCTTATAACTGCCAGCACCGACACCTACTGGGATGCAATACACAAGTCCCCCGAAAGtgttgctcttcttcttcagagGGCGGCCAGGGAGGAGAGAAGGAGTATTATTGTCAGTGCAATGTAGAATTAAGGGCGTAACAGGTATATGCACCCAGAATTGTCTCTGAATTGTTCAACTTTGGTCAATTTCCAAAGGGCAAAACCATACTTTCTATCCCTAAAGTTTCCCTGAATTAtcgattttgtccttaaaatttaaattttattgacTTTGTCCTCAAAGTTTGAAAAAGATATCCATTTTTGTCCAGACTTGATGTTTCCGACGAGATGGTGTCGATTTTTGCTGACATGGCAACTGGATTGCTTACATGGTTTTTATAACTCATTTTGAGATTCATATATATTGCCACATCAGaaaatgaatttaaaaaatattaaaaagaaaaaatcatttGTAAACACGAAAGACCACCAAATTAGGGCAAT
Proteins encoded in this region:
- the LOC119985494 gene encoding protein ROOT INITIATION DEFECTIVE 3-like; the protein is MSSSSSSSHHIVLTSSPDGPIIAYDISSGTTIARFTGSRSPRHGLALAGKSFIAASHISSSATSGSIHLYNWWSSTALHHLPLPEPVAPIVATKDGSYLFAGGLSGNVYSLSLPSGDLVKSFSAHEKPVSCLKISHDGSLLITGSDDGAIVVVPIFLLVDASMDQENSNTLLFQRFAAHNASVTDIAGLFNSSMLSCSIDCTCKLWTLTGTQLQTFTFPCAILGVALNPMETEFYAAGSDGLIYKATMKVKTKQEISQRQKLVTTFPEKHSGTVVYVVMVNNGKHLVSASEDGSVFVWQVERGNVILVLGNDTASISSLVVAVNGIGDGNSGGGSGSGGGSDGGGGLSGKEMVSKSIRETIEVEDVLSEVGEDRSRAIDMLESAIGMYEKLLELILKEAMKGSNNNTSGKDND